TTGCCCTTTTACCTGATTTTGAATCATACCTCCTTATCCTATATTTACACTCCGTTGTCTATCAAATTAGTATTATATCCTTATTATACCAAATATCTATTTATGATCACAGAGCATTATATGCACAATTTACTGTATTTATTTATCTTTTATATAATTTTTAGTCTTTTTATATACAAACAATAACCCATCTGTTATAATAAAAATTGGTAAAAGAAATCTATCAAATAGGGAGATTGTCATGAATTTAGAGGAATACGCTACAAAGGAAAAGCAAAAACGCAGAGACTACGCACTGGAACGGGAACGTCAGGGAATGCCAAGAACGTGGGATTATCTAATTGAACAGTTCAAAAAGCAGGGATATTATGTCTTAGGTTCTAATTTTAAGGAGTCTGTACAGATTGGGGTGCATGGTTTTGTAGATCCAGAGGACCAAAAGGGATATATGCACCGGCATGATTATTTTGAGATGATTTATGTCTACCGTGGTGGTTTTGTAAATGTGTTTCCAGACCATACAGTGCGTATGAAACAAGGGGATATTATGCTACTAAATCCCAATATTCTGCACGCCCCTTATGTGGAAAGGGATGACGATATTGTCTTTAATATTTTTATCAGCAATCCGATGATCCGTGAGAAAATCATACCACTGCAAAAGGACAACTCCCTCCTGATTTCGTTTTTTATGGATTATCTGTATTTTGACAGCCAAGATAAAAAATATTTGAATTTTACCGATAACTCCCCCGATTCCCTCCAGCTCATTGAAAAAATGATCCAAGAATATATTGACCAGCGCCCATTTTATCAAAATATGGCGGACGCATATCTGGTTTTACTATTTTCCCAGCTCTCCCGTGATTATTATAAAAACCATTCCATTGACGTACTACCAAAAAACCACCATACTTTAAGTTACGATATCATTAACTATATTAAGCAAAATTGCCAGAGTATTACCTTAGAAGATTTGGCAAAACACTTCCAATATACACCAAACTATCTTTCCCGACTGATCCATCAAAGCACAGGAAAAACTTTTAGCCAAATTGTTTCTCAACAAAAATTGCAACGGGCTACTGGATTTATTACCAGTACGGATATGTCCATTGTGGATATTGGTCAAATTGTTGGATTTTATGATGTCTCCCATTTTATACGTAGTTTTAAAAAAGAATACAATCTAACTCCAGCAGAATACCGTAAAAAATATACTTCTTTACCATAATTGATTCAAAAATATTAACGATTATAAATAAAAAACTGCATCTAACAGTAAACCGCCAAAATAGAGGGAATTGTCAACAGCAATGATTTGCCTCCCTTTATTTTGGCGGTTTACTTATCCAAAAATTCCGGAACATATTAAAAATGGACAATATAGAATAATAAGTTGGGTATAGTTCTAAAATTCATATTCTATTATGGTTTAAAGCGATATCCCGCGCCCCAGACCGTCTCAATATAACGGGGACAGGAAGGATCTTTTTCAATTTTCTCCCTTAACCGGTTGATATGAACTGCTACTGTTGCATTGTCTCCCATTGCATCATATCCCCAAATTCGTTCGTATAATGTTTCTTTATTAAACACAACATCGGGGTTCATCATAAGAAAAAGCAAAAGTTCATACTCTTTATTCTTTAGTTCCACTTCCCGTTCCCCAACAAACGTCCTTCGGCTATCTTGCTGAATGCGGACTTCACCAATTTGTAATTCTTGTTTTTCTACAGTGTCAGATCGCTTTAAACGGTCATACTGCGCCAAGTTTGCTTTTATCCTCGCTACCAACACATTGGGGGAAAAAGGTTTGGTAATATAATCATCTGCCCCCAGTCCAAACCCTTTAATTTTATCAATATCCTCTTGACGGGCTGTCACCATTAAAATCGGAATATCTATTGCTTCCCGTAATTTTCGACATACAGTAAAACCATCAATGCCAGGAAGCATTAAATCCAGTAAGATTAAATCATAATTTCCTGTACGCCCCATAGCAAGCCCATCATAGCCATTTGCGGCAATATCTGATTCCAATCCATTTACCGCTAGGTAATCCCGCTCAATCGCAGCAATGGTGTCATCATCTTCAATAATTAAAATACGCTTCATTTGCTACTCTCCTTTTACAGTTGGAAACTCCAATACCATCCGCAAACCACCTTGAGGAAGGTTTTCCGCATGGACAGCGCCATCCATTCGTTCCACTGCCTTTGCTACAATGGCTAGCCCTAAACCACTCCCTTGATTTGGATTGTTCCGGGAAAGGTCATTGCGGTAAAACACATCAAATAATTTTGGCAACGCATCTTCTGGAACCCCTGGACCATCATCATCCACATAAACCACCATTCGATGTTTGAATCGTTCCCCTGTAATAGAAACTGATACAGTTTCTTTTTCTTTATATTTTGCGCTGTTATCCAATAAGTTTGTTAAAATACTGCGAAAATAAGTAGGGTCTGCACAGATAAAACTCTCCTGTGGAATGGATACATTTTGAAAATTCAGCCCTCTATGTTGATACTCTTCCTCAGAAGCAGTAATAAAGTCCTCCATCTCTCTAGAAACATCTAATATTTCTGGACTATACGGATATTCCCCTATATCCATTTTAGAAAACAAAAATAGTTTTTTTACCATTTGGTCAATTTCGGATGTTTTCTTTTGAATGATACCCAAATATGCCTTCTGTTTTTCCTTGGTATCCGCTATTCCATCCAGCAAGCCATCCACATAGGCACGGATAGAGGTTAGTGGTGAACGGATATCATGGGAAATACTCGCCAGCAATTCTTTTCTACTCTCTTCTTCTTTTTGCAATTGTACCACAGAAATACGTAACCTCTCTGCCATTTCATTAAAATCCTCACATACTGGTTTGAATTCATCCTCGCCAGAATAGAAGATCCGATGGGTAAGGTTCCCATCCCGTATTTGATGGACCCCTTCCGCTAAAGTTTGCAATGGGTCTGAAATTCTTTTAAATACAAACTTGATTAAAAAACGGTTTGTAATAAAAATAATAAATACCAGGACCACAACCATAAAAAATCCAATTCCAACCACCCAAAGCTTTAGTCTATCATGGGACAAAATAACAACTGGATTATAAATGTGGATTTGATATGTTTTCCCATCTAATAAAAGTTGTTCCCCAAACAGGGCAAAAGTGCCATTAGATACCGTACCAGAACCATCTAACGCTGCCAATGACTGTTCCAACTGTTTTTGTGGTAACACCTCATCTCCAAACCGTTGGATTATTTGCTGCCCTTGATATATTTGAAGGGTAAGACGGTTTTCTTGTACCAATTCCAACAATTCAGCTTCTGTTTCTGGGTCAGTTTTATCCAACCATTCCCTAACTAGTTCTACCACTTCATAACGAGTTTCCGTCAATTCTTCTTGGAATCCCAGACGATATTCTGCATGTGGGAACATCGAAGCTAAAAAGATAAACAGACAGCCTGCCAATATAATGACTGCAAGAAATGCAGGGATAATGATCATCAGAATATTGGAAATAAACATCCTCTTTTTAATTGTCATAGACATCCCCCTTTTGGTTCTATAACTCCATTATAAAATAAGAGGAAACCAAAAATCAATATAAAATATTGTAGTAAAAACCATCCTTCTTTGGTATGAATTGTTCTAATTTATGAAAACAATATAAAAAAACCATGGTAGATAACGATTAAATTTCAAGCAATAAACTGAATTTGGTATTCCATCAAGGGCAGTTTCGTTTTTAACTGAATTCATTGGTAGTTGTGATGAAAATATATTCATCTATGAGGAGATTCGCTTCCTTTTTATAGTTGTTTGGTTGCTATTTTCTGTGAGCAGTTATGACTTGTCTTTTTCTTTCTCCATTGGATCAATCCTGAAACAGCCCGTTCTACAAGAAAACTCAGTAAAACAAATCCTGCAAACAATAAAAGGGTAATTCCTGATGGTAGAGATACTTGAAGTAAAGGGTGGAACAGGAATACTGCCAGATAAAATCCCACCGTCATAGTGGAGCAAAGAAAAACCCTTAATTTATTAAATGGCCAGCTTGCTTTCAATACCGCCTGGATTCCCACTGTACCCACCAGCAAATAAAGCAATATCCCAGCTTGCTCTGTGGATAATTGTAAGAATGGTGACATGGCAAGAGAAACGAGAAAACAAACTAAGATGGAAATTGCGTTTGGAATTGCCCGCTCCATCACGGATGGAAGAAAATGTCCAGTTATTTTTTTGCTATCAGGTTCAAAAGACATAAAGAAGGAAGGATATCCTTCAATAATAAGGTCAATTAAGGTAATTTGAATCGGCAAAAATGGAAATGGAATATTAAACAGAAGGCATACAATTGACAACAAAACAGAATAGATGGTTTTTACAAAAAATACTCCGGCTACACGTGTGATGTTATTGACTACCCTTCTACCCTCTCCCAATACAGCAGGTAAAGAAGAAAAATTGGAGTCTAGCAAAACCACTTGTGATACTTGCCGGGCAGCGTCACTGCCTTCTGCCACAGCAATGCTGCAATCTGCTTCCCGAAGAGCCAGCAGGTCATTGACGCCATCTCCAGTCATTGCTACAGAATGTCCATGTTTTTGCAATGCTTGAACTAATTGCTTTTTCTGTATAGGGGAAACCCGTCCAAACACGGAATAAGTAAGGGCCGCCTGCTCTATTTCCGTTTCGGTGGTAATATTACTCATATCGATATAACGTTCCGCTTCTGGAAATCCAGCTTGCAGAGCAAGTGAGGATACTGTAACTGGATTATCTCCAGATATTAATTTCAAATCCACACCCTCCTTTTGGAAATATGCCAGAGTTTTAGCAGCATTGGGGCGAATTGGATCAGAGATAACAATGCAGGCCAAACACTCTACTGGCGGCAGAGGGCTATTCTGGTTCACTGTCCCCCGTACAATCCCCGCCAGCAAGATTCGTTTTCCATCGTAATTTCCTTTTTGCAAAATTTTCTCTGCCATACCATCCGCAAGACGTTCCGGGGCGCCGATCAACAATGTTCCTACCTGGTCAAATGTCATAGCGCTCCATTTTCGTTCAGACGAAAACGGAATTTTATGCACAGGTACTAGGGAATTATTTTTGCTAAAATAGGAGTTTAATGCCTGAAAAGTTGCGTTATTATCATCGGAATACTGCAAAAAGGAACCCATCAGTTCATGAAACTGCATGGAACGTCCTAATTCAGTTTGAATCACTTCTTCTACCTGCATTTTCCCCTGGGTAAGCGTACCAGTTTTATCCAAACATAAGGTATCTACATGGGCAAGTGATTCTAAAGCGAAAAGCTCCTGTACCAGGACATTTTTCTTGGATAAAGCAATAATCCCCACTGCTAAACTGATGCTAATTAACAAAACTAGTCCCTTTGGCAACATTCCCAAAAGCCCTGCCGCAGTAGTGACAACAGCATGGTTCAAGGTATCCTGCCGCAGGAAAAAAGCCTCCAAAAAAAGTAGAACACCCAATACTGGAATCAGATAACCAGTAAACCGGGTAACCTTACGCATAGAGGAAAGCAGTTCGGACTGAACACCACGCATTTTTTTTGCTTCATGCGCAATCTTAGACGCATAATTTTCTGCTCCAATATGCTCCACACAAGCACGGCATTTTCCGCTGATAATAAAACTTCCAGAAAGAAGATGGCTACCAGCTGATTTTGGAATAGGGTCAGACTCCCCAGTTAAAAGTGATTCATTCACTTCAACCCCACCTGTTAGGATTACAGAATCAGCGCAAACCTGTCTTCCTGCATCCAGTTCAATCACATCTTCCTCCACCAGTTCCTGGATTGAAATTTCTGTAGAGATTCCGTCACGGATTACCTTAGCCGTTGGCATAGATAAAAGGGATAGCTTATCCACCAGTTTTTTTGCATGAAATTCCTGTACAATACCAATTAAAGTATTAAGGGCAATAATCAAAATAAATACCATATTTGACCATGCCCCTACAAATGCCAACGCAATGGCAATAAGTAGGTTAAACAAGTTAAATAAAGTACAAATATTATCTTTTAAAATTTGTCCAGATGTTTTTGTAACTTTTTCCGGTTGGGTATTCTGTCTACCATTCTCTTTTTTGGTTTGAACCTGCCCGGCAGTAAGCCCTGTTGCAGGATTAGGGTAACATAAGTGATCCTGAGGTAACATCTGTATTTCCTCCTATTTTTAAACTGATACCAGTATAAGTGCTACTATTAACAGACTAATAAATCAATTTTAAACAATTTATAAACCAGTGTCGTAAAATACCAGCTGTTTTCTAAAATGATGATGGTTTTAATCCATCATTTTCATCTTCCAACAATACGAAAAATCGTTTAATCAAAAGAGGAAAATTCTTTTGATTGCAAACTATCATAATAGCTTTGAAAACAGCATCTAGCATTTTTCTGTTCTGAATAAAGGATTTCAAAGTTTATAAACAAGAACAATGAAAGCAGAGAAATTCGCCAATCATATTTTATTCCATCCCCACAGTATTTTTAGCCATATGTTTCTATCTATACAATAACCCTTCTAAGCAGTCCAGTTGTGCCATAGTTTGTCCTGTCTAAGTCCTGCTATAATAAAATCACAGGAATCATAGTAGCCAGGTAGTACAAATTGGTATACACTTTTTCATGGTATATAAGATGAATTGACGTACCCTTTCTTTATCCACACAAAGGAAATTTATAAAAAATCCAACTAAAAATCTGGCAATCATACAGGGTATATTCTAAATACTACACCGATTGGCTTAATCAAAAAACATGTAATTTCAACCCTGACAATTCCTGTATACATTCGTATTATTTTAAAAATTAATAATAGCAAAGGAGTGAAAAAATAAGTTGTTTCAAAAAAAAGGGATTGATATCTCAAAATGGCAAGGAGATGTTGACTTTTCCAAAGTGAAAGCAGATGGAGTAGAATTTGCTATTCTCAGGGCAGGTTACGGAAAATTAGCTGACCAAAAAGACCCCAAGTTCGAACAAAACTATGCTAGTGCCAAAGCAGTAGGTATGCCAATTGGCGCATATCATTATACCTATGCCATCTCTATGATAGAAGCGGAGCAGGAAGCAAATGTTCTGTTAAACTGGCTAAAAGGAAAACAATTTGAATACCCTATATACTTCGATATCGAAGATACTAGTATCGTTTATCTAGGCAAGGATGTTTTGACCGATATTGTATGTACCTTCTGCGAAAAACTGGAACAGGCAGGATATTTTGTTGGTGTATACGCTAACAAAAACTGGCTAATGAACCATCTAGATTATAATCGTATCAAAAAATATACTATTTGGTTAGCACACTATACTACTGCTACAGACTATCCTAATCCACATGATATGTGGCAGTTCTCCAGTACACAAAAGGTAGATGGAATTTCTGGAAAAGTAGATATGAACTACTGCTATAAAGATTTTCCAGCAATTATCAAGGCGGGTGGATACAATGGCTTTGGGATAGGCACATCAGCCCCATCCCAGCCAGCAGGCACACAATACAGTGTCGGGGATGTAGTAACCGTATCCAGCTACTACGCATCTAGCACAGAAACAGACAGCAATAAAGCAGTAATCCCGTCCGATTGGAAAACAGGTACGATTACACGAATTGTAGAAGGCGCACGTAATCCATACTTACTGAATAACGGTAATTTAGGATGGTGTAATGATGGTGACATCAGAGGACGTGGGGACATTACAGGTAGTTCTGCCCCTCAATCTGTTACATACACGGTACAATCCGGTGACACCCTATCCGGCATTGCAGCAAAATATGGGACAAACTACCAACATTTGGCTAGCATCAATGGTATTTCCAATCCAGATAAAATCTATGTTGGGCAAAAAATCAAAATCAAATAAAATTTCATCTTAAAACAATTCTGTGATAATTTCGCTGTAAAAACACTTCATTAAATATTATGATCTTTTTTAGTACATCATAAACTTTGCTGTTTTACTAGCAAGTCATGACCACCCCTAAGAGGGATGGCATGAACAAGGCCTAGAAGGCCTTAAAACAAGCCAGCGCCTAAATGACGCTGGCTTTCACTTTGTTCAAACCACAAGTGGTATGATTACCTGCTACCCTTAAAAGAGTCACTATACTCTTTCCGACTCAAACTATCTTCGATTTGATCTTGTTTCTCCTGTTCTCGGATATACTTTTGCACAGTCGATGTATTGATGCCAACCGTACTCACATAATATCCAGTTGCCCAGAAATTTCTATTTCCAAACTTGTATTTTAAGTTTGCATGTCTCTCAAAAATCATCATTGCGCTTTTCCCTTTGAGATACCCCATGAAACTGGACACACCAAATTTTACAAAAGGCAAATAAAGGAATAAGGCAGACTGCTGGCAGCAAACATAGATCTTCCGTCATGGAAACTCTTTGCAGGCAGTATATATAGCCATATGTAAAAATTGAATCAACGAAAAAAGAAGGTATAAACCTCGTATGCGAAGGGATATATCTTCTTTTTTCTTTATCGAGGAGGAATTCGAATGTCAGCTAAAATCATCGCAATCGCCAACCAGAAAGGCGGCGTAGGAAAAACAGTGACAGCGGTCAATTTCGCAACAGGACTTGCGGAACAAGATAAAAAAGTGCTCCTTGTGGACTTTGATCCCCAAGGGAACGCAAGTAGCTATTTAAACTATGATAGCAGTAAAAATAAACTTTCCATCGTGGATTTAATGGATATCGTCTTAAAGCAGGACTGTATTGAATACAGCACGGAACATACATGGTACACCGAAAGCGACAAACAGTTAATGCATCAATTAAAGGAAGAGATGTCGCAGGCAATCGTGTGTGATGAAAACAACCGTGTCGATCTACTTCCCGCCAATATCACCCTATCCGGTGCGGAAATGACATTGATCAGCAGCGTTTACCGCAACCAGGCATTGAAAATCATCCTTTCCTATTATGTTCCTGATTACGACTACATCATCATTGATTGCAGCCCCACATTGGGGATTATGCTGGTAAACGCTTTAGTCGCAGCCAATGAGGTGATCATCCCGGTACAAACAGAGGAATTTGCCATTGACGGCATCGTGCAAATGCTTCAGACCGTGCAGAATGTCAGAAGGACGGAAAACCACAACCTAAAAATTGCAGGATTTCTGCTCACCATGGTGCAGCCAAATGTAATTGAATATGGTGAGATCAAAGAAGGGATGGAACAACAATTTGGAAATCTCATGTATACGACTATGATCAGCCGTTCGGTACAAGTGCCAAGGTCTACCAAAGAACATATCCCCATCATTCAGCAAGACCACAAGATCGGAAAACAATATAGAGATTTTACAAAAGAATATTTAAACAGACAGGAGGTGTAAGGGATGAATCCAAACTTTGCGAAAAAATTTGCGGGCATCCATACGCAGGATATCAATAGCATCAACGATGGATACAACGCACTGTTCCAGAATGGAACCCAACAAGACCGGGTGGAAATAGAAATAGGCTTGTTAATTCCCTTTCCGTCTGACCTGTATCCTGACGGCGTGCAGCCATTCCTGGCAGCTTCCGGTGATAGATTGGAACAATTGACCGAAAGCATCAAACAATACGGAATCATAGAACCCATCACCATCCGTAAAAGCAGCAGAAAAGCAGGCTATTATGAAATACTAGCCGGACACAATAGAGTGAATATCGCAAAATCCATAGGGCTACAGACTGTTCCATACATATTGAAGGATGTGAACGACGCAGAAGCAACGGACATTTTTGTGGATACCAATACCCTGCAACGGGAACTGTCCATCAAAGAACTGGCGTATGCCTATCATATGAAACTGGTGAATTCCAACCAACAGGGCAAGCGAACTGATCTATCCGGACAGGAAAAACACGATTCCGCACAGGAAATCGTAGAAACCACAGGGCAAAGCAAAAGCAAGATTATCCGTTTGGCAAGATTGACAAAACTGATACCAGAACTGTTGAATGCAGTGGATCAACAGGAGTTGCCAGTCATGGCAGGATATCATTTCTCCTTCATCAACAAAGAAAACCAAAGGCTCATCTATGACTGCTGGCAGGTGGAACGGTTCAAAATCACAGTGGCACAAGCCGCCCAGATCAAACAAATGTCGGAAAGAAATCAGTTAAGCGTAGAATATTTAGACCAGATGTTGAACAGAACCATTCCGGATAAAAAATCTTCTGAAAAGCCCGTCACCATCCGCTTCCCTACTGGCTATTACCAGAAATATTTTGCAGGAATGAAACCAAAGCAGGCGCAGGAAAAACTGATGGAGATTTTAGACCAATATTTTGGCGCTAAAAAAGAATAACCTATTGTCACAATGACAATAGGTTCAGGAAGGAAGAAAGTTGTGAACAATCCAATACAACCCGTCTATGAAGTGTATCAAACCTATTTGACATCCGCCCGGCAGAATATTCAGTCCTATCAAAAATATTTAGACCTTGCAGCACAGCTGTATAAACACAATATGCACAATCAAGTTATGATTTATGGGCAACATCCAAACGCAACCTATGTCGCCAGTAAA
This is a stretch of genomic DNA from Clostridium facile. It encodes these proteins:
- a CDS encoding ParB/RepB/Spo0J family partition protein, yielding MNPNFAKKFAGIHTQDINSINDGYNALFQNGTQQDRVEIEIGLLIPFPSDLYPDGVQPFLAASGDRLEQLTESIKQYGIIEPITIRKSSRKAGYYEILAGHNRVNIAKSIGLQTVPYILKDVNDAEATDIFVDTNTLQRELSIKELAYAYHMKLVNSNQQGKRTDLSGQEKHDSAQEIVETTGQSKSKIIRLARLTKLIPELLNAVDQQELPVMAGYHFSFINKENQRLIYDCWQVERFKITVAQAAQIKQMSERNQLSVEYLDQMLNRTIPDKKSSEKPVTIRFPTGYYQKYFAGMKPKQAQEKLMEILDQYFGAKKE
- a CDS encoding GH25 family lysozyme; translation: MFQKKGIDISKWQGDVDFSKVKADGVEFAILRAGYGKLADQKDPKFEQNYASAKAVGMPIGAYHYTYAISMIEAEQEANVLLNWLKGKQFEYPIYFDIEDTSIVYLGKDVLTDIVCTFCEKLEQAGYFVGVYANKNWLMNHLDYNRIKKYTIWLAHYTTATDYPNPHDMWQFSSTQKVDGISGKVDMNYCYKDFPAIIKAGGYNGFGIGTSAPSQPAGTQYSVGDVVTVSSYYASSTETDSNKAVIPSDWKTGTITRIVEGARNPYLLNNGNLGWCNDGDIRGRGDITGSSAPQSVTYTVQSGDTLSGIAAKYGTNYQHLASINGISNPDKIYVGQKIKIK
- a CDS encoding response regulator transcription factor produces the protein MKRILIIEDDDTIAAIERDYLAVNGLESDIAANGYDGLAMGRTGNYDLILLDLMLPGIDGFTVCRKLREAIDIPILMVTARQEDIDKIKGFGLGADDYITKPFSPNVLVARIKANLAQYDRLKRSDTVEKQELQIGEVRIQQDSRRTFVGEREVELKNKEYELLLFLMMNPDVVFNKETLYERIWGYDAMGDNATVAVHINRLREKIEKDPSCPRYIETVWGAGYRFKP
- a CDS encoding cation-translocating P-type ATPase; this encodes MLPQDHLCYPNPATGLTAGQVQTKKENGRQNTQPEKVTKTSGQILKDNICTLFNLFNLLIAIALAFVGAWSNMVFILIIALNTLIGIVQEFHAKKLVDKLSLLSMPTAKVIRDGISTEISIQELVEEDVIELDAGRQVCADSVILTGGVEVNESLLTGESDPIPKSAGSHLLSGSFIISGKCRACVEHIGAENYASKIAHEAKKMRGVQSELLSSMRKVTRFTGYLIPVLGVLLFLEAFFLRQDTLNHAVVTTAAGLLGMLPKGLVLLISISLAVGIIALSKKNVLVQELFALESLAHVDTLCLDKTGTLTQGKMQVEEVIQTELGRSMQFHELMGSFLQYSDDNNATFQALNSYFSKNNSLVPVHKIPFSSERKWSAMTFDQVGTLLIGAPERLADGMAEKILQKGNYDGKRILLAGIVRGTVNQNSPLPPVECLACIVISDPIRPNAAKTLAYFQKEGVDLKLISGDNPVTVSSLALQAGFPEAERYIDMSNITTETEIEQAALTYSVFGRVSPIQKKQLVQALQKHGHSVAMTGDGVNDLLALREADCSIAVAEGSDAARQVSQVVLLDSNFSSLPAVLGEGRRVVNNITRVAGVFFVKTIYSVLLSIVCLLFNIPFPFLPIQITLIDLIIEGYPSFFMSFEPDSKKITGHFLPSVMERAIPNAISILVCFLVSLAMSPFLQLSTEQAGILLYLLVGTVGIQAVLKASWPFNKLRVFLCSTMTVGFYLAVFLFHPLLQVSLPSGITLLLFAGFVLLSFLVERAVSGLIQWRKKKTSHNCSQKIATKQL
- a CDS encoding ParA family protein, producing the protein MSAKIIAIANQKGGVGKTVTAVNFATGLAEQDKKVLLVDFDPQGNASSYLNYDSSKNKLSIVDLMDIVLKQDCIEYSTEHTWYTESDKQLMHQLKEEMSQAIVCDENNRVDLLPANITLSGAEMTLISSVYRNQALKIILSYYVPDYDYIIIDCSPTLGIMLVNALVAANEVIIPVQTEEFAIDGIVQMLQTVQNVRRTENHNLKIAGFLLTMVQPNVIEYGEIKEGMEQQFGNLMYTTMISRSVQVPRSTKEHIPIIQQDHKIGKQYRDFTKEYLNRQEV
- a CDS encoding sensor histidine kinase translates to MTIKKRMFISNILMIIIPAFLAVIILAGCLFIFLASMFPHAEYRLGFQEELTETRYEVVELVREWLDKTDPETEAELLELVQENRLTLQIYQGQQIIQRFGDEVLPQKQLEQSLAALDGSGTVSNGTFALFGEQLLLDGKTYQIHIYNPVVILSHDRLKLWVVGIGFFMVVVLVFIIFITNRFLIKFVFKRISDPLQTLAEGVHQIRDGNLTHRIFYSGEDEFKPVCEDFNEMAERLRISVVQLQKEEESRKELLASISHDIRSPLTSIRAYVDGLLDGIADTKEKQKAYLGIIQKKTSEIDQMVKKLFLFSKMDIGEYPYSPEILDVSREMEDFITASEEEYQHRGLNFQNVSIPQESFICADPTYFRSILTNLLDNSAKYKEKETVSVSITGERFKHRMVVYVDDDGPGVPEDALPKLFDVFYRNDLSRNNPNQGSGLGLAIVAKAVERMDGAVHAENLPQGGLRMVLEFPTVKGE
- a CDS encoding AraC family transcriptional regulator, with product MNLEEYATKEKQKRRDYALERERQGMPRTWDYLIEQFKKQGYYVLGSNFKESVQIGVHGFVDPEDQKGYMHRHDYFEMIYVYRGGFVNVFPDHTVRMKQGDIMLLNPNILHAPYVERDDDIVFNIFISNPMIREKIIPLQKDNSLLISFFMDYLYFDSQDKKYLNFTDNSPDSLQLIEKMIQEYIDQRPFYQNMADAYLVLLFSQLSRDYYKNHSIDVLPKNHHTLSYDIINYIKQNCQSITLEDLAKHFQYTPNYLSRLIHQSTGKTFSQIVSQQKLQRATGFITSTDMSIVDIGQIVGFYDVSHFIRSFKKEYNLTPAEYRKKYTSLP